In Verrucomicrobiota bacterium, the DNA window CTCTTACAATCTAATCACGGCAAGCTAAGAACTCCTTCTTGTGTAAATAATTGGCAGAATTTCTCAGATCCTCGTGATCCTGTATGTTTCGACGTCAATTTATCAAACGACTATAGTCCAAACAGTAGCAATGTTGCTGTAAAAGATGTTCTCATTGCCAGTGACAAAAATGATGATCCTCATCATATTCTTGGTTATTTGAGAGCACCTGAATTCAGTCAGTATTTGCATAGCTTTTTGTAAAGCTTTTGGGCAAAGAATGGCGAATGCTATTCCGTATTCCTCCTTCTTTGCCTAAGCAAAGTTCTATCAAACCTAGCGGTTTAATTGACCATGCCTAATAGTCCACATAGAAGAAGATTGGGTTCTTCCCATTCTAATCAGTATGTAGTAAGAAGATCTACAACTAACCATAATGATCGTGCATGGCGTTGGGGGCGATTGAATCGTTTTAATTCAATACCAAAGCCACTAGTATCATCAGAACCAAAAGAGCCAAGGCCACTAGCACGATCCAACTTTTCTGAAAGTGCTAATACCAGTTCTAGTTCTCCAAATTATTTAGCTATTTGTCTTGGGTGTATTTTGTTTCTGTCGTCTATAGTTTATTTAGGGTTTTACATAACGACCCTAATTTCTCCTCCAGTTGAACAACCTATTCGTACAGAGAGTAATCTCTAGTTTGTCGATTTCTACAGGAGCTAAAAAAGTGAGTAGTATTTGATGCTGGGGTAGTTGATTAGACTAAGTTGAATAAACTCTCGAAACTTTACGGTTGTCGAGAGTTTTTAACCTCTTTATAGAGAAACTCAGGGGCAAAATCAGCACCATTAGGCCAGCCTATGGACGATCCGACGATTTGAAGTTGCTGGAAATATTTTGGATCTTTGAGCGGGATAAAAATTTCCCCATATAGTAGTGGTTCTAGGTCGATTTCCCCTGTTGTCCCATCAAGGAACGTAAGGTGAATAGTGTATTTTTCTTTTATTTTTACCTCAATGACTTTCCAGTTATGCATTTGTGACTAAGTTAGCGGTTCTATCCTGTGTAACTGTTTACGGTTAGCGGCTCTTTCCCAGTTTTGCCGTAATTCTTCTCTGTGCTCCATCGCCCATTCCATGACAAGATTTTTTGCTCTTCTTGGGAAGTTACCTTCCATGATTTCAAGGGTATTTATATTTACTAAAATCTCATTCGAGCCATATTCCGCATGAAAGTGCGGTGGCGAATGATCATTAAAGTACATGTAAATCACAATCCCTAAGAACCTGCATATCTCAGGCATACCAGACCTTTGTAAATATATTATCGGTTATTTTCGTCTGAGGGAATCAATAAAACATTAGAATCATTGCTGCAACTGGTCTGTAATCTCAGTGCAATGGTGATGCAACAGTTTTTTCTGTGTCACCATGGGTGAATGGTTGCAACTCTTTCGCGTTTAACTAGAGGCCATGCCCACTACTACACAGGGGGCACAAATATCATCGATGAGCCAGAGCATGAACAGGCTCAGCCGATGACTCGTTTTGCTGGCTCCGGGGCTCAGTACCTCGGTATTGATGAGGATAGGGTAACGGCTGACGATCCACGGGTGAAGAAACTCTTTGAAGGAATGAGTCCCGATGGTGAGTATCAGCTTCGGCGGATGCAGGATCGGCAGCGGACGAACCATAAAACCGGGGAAAAGGAGACGTTAAAGGCCCGTCCTGCCTATGACCATGTGCTCAATGCCCCCAAGAGCTTCTCCCTGGCCTACGCCTTTGGTACTGATGAGCAGCGGGCGGAACTGCTTATCTGCCATCAACGGGCCACCCAGGACGTTATGGACTACCTTTCAGAACGTGCTACTACTCGCACTGGGGCAGCGGGTAAAAATCAGGAGCCGGTGCAGCCAGTATTTCTTATTGCAGATCACGATACCAATAGGGCTAATGAGCCCCACCTCCATGCTCATCTAGTGCAGTTCAACTTTGGGCTCCGTGAAAACGGTAAGTGGGGGGCACTGGATGCAACGCATAATTTTCATGATCACCATAGGATAGGGGGGATATACCTTGGTTCTCTCGAACGTGAGTTACATGATCGGAACGTTCAAACCCGTGAGGTTGAGCTACGGCATGGGAAATCCTTTGAGTTGGTAGCCGTTGATAAAGAGCTTGTAGACGAATTTTCCACTAGATCAAAACAGTCGAAGGCCCACCTAAAGGAGCAGCAGATTGAACCTACGGGAAAGGCGATGCATATCGCTGTACTGGATACCCGTGAGGTAAAGCGTCCACCGGTGGATAAGGGCCAGCTTCAGACAGAGTGGCAGCAACGAGCAGATAAAGCCGGTGGCTATTCCCCAGGTGATTTAGAGATGCAGATAACCCCATCACGGGAACAGGCCCCACCCAAGGGGCAACGGGGACACCTGGTGGACCTTAAGCCGGTTCGTTACTCGGTGGAAACGGCTACGCAAGCAGACATGAATAGAGCTGCAACTCAGATGAAATTAGAGGCAATGAAGAATGCTGCTAAGGAGCGGGCTAAAGCAGTATTGGATCAAGCCGTGGCAGCACGTCAGAAAGTGCATGAGCTTCGGCAGTCGCTACACTCAAAGCAGTTGCAACGCTTTCGTGCAGTAATGAGGGCTTCAAATCCAGAGGTTAAAAGAGAGTTGGTGAAAGACTCCATTGGGCGTAAATCCCTAG includes these proteins:
- a CDS encoding DUF2442 domain-containing protein, whose amino-acid sequence is MHNWKVIEVKIKEKYTIHLTFLDGTTGEIDLEPLLYGEIFIPLKDPKYFQQLQIVGSSIGWPNGADFAPEFLYKEVKNSRQP
- the mobF gene encoding MobF family relaxase; the protein is MVATLSRLTRGHAHYYTGGTNIIDEPEHEQAQPMTRFAGSGAQYLGIDEDRVTADDPRVKKLFEGMSPDGEYQLRRMQDRQRTNHKTGEKETLKARPAYDHVLNAPKSFSLAYAFGTDEQRAELLICHQRATQDVMDYLSERATTRTGAAGKNQEPVQPVFLIADHDTNRANEPHLHAHLVQFNFGLRENGKWGALDATHNFHDHHRIGGIYLGSLERELHDRNVQTREVELRHGKSFELVAVDKELVDEFSTRSKQSKAHLKEQQIEPTGKAMHIAVLDTREVKRPPVDKGQLQTEWQQRADKAGGYSPGDLEMQITPSREQAPPKGQRGHLVDLKPVRYSVETATQADMNRAATQMKLEAMKNAAKERAKAVLDQAVAARQKVHELRQSLHSKQLQRFRAVMRASNPEVKRELVKDSIGRKSLEDRRADRIAKEAIADRVQGKEKPRETMAGEVSRGERAVRTTEVGNVVADEFLKVKYGNPKAQYRRVDRSLLGSSEKQKAVVKMKGSEVLRAVDKKSADSQEVREKKGYTQVKGVAQGR
- a CDS encoding DUF4160 domain-containing protein, coding for MPEICRFLGIVIYMYFNDHSPPHFHAEYGSNEILVNINTLEIMEGNFPRRAKNLVMEWAMEHREELRQNWERAANRKQLHRIEPLT